The Physeter macrocephalus isolate SW-GA chromosome 13, ASM283717v5, whole genome shotgun sequence genome window below encodes:
- the LOC112064781 gene encoding collagen alpha-1(III) chain-like, with the protein MLPFPTPLPRSDLSPFPGRGAGLRYLGSSRTPASVEPRLPGRRAEGPPPFSAKLAAPGGPQDGGNNRAGPSPPRGAAVCGGGAGGEEGARLRPLPAPLGGPGAFEGRASLGPRSEASGPLLQPSARRKAGVLGDGERAEAAGVSASCPPEGPGTLACSARLGGNGTRADHCSQEKREPPIRAFECTKFGGAAEKVERRGEGKEEAPGTISELTVTPPATALAPGGRAGARGRPPRVPVPGPAERGVETAAGREPPVSPRPLQIGLCSREDSSFLSRTLPSTLRPSSSPHFFPGGRVPTHWRPLGWTPGTGEARAPRRAGCVGEAESRWAAAGLARGAPVPGGGHSAKSPAATPGPAHSPMYLWPVRWGRVAAAAAEPGTGPGSQLPALGPRRASGYPGAGVSRPIGARGDSALTAVPGDRSSDIIDNTFLSSCFIPALCTCGGQE; encoded by the exons ATGCT ACCCTTCCCCACGCCCCTTCCGCGGTCAGACCTGAGCCCCTTCCCAGGCAGAGGCGCCGGCCTCCGATACCTGGGGTCCTCCCGCACTCCGGCCAGCGTCGAGCCCAGGCTCCCGGGCAGGCGAGCGGAGGGCCCTCCGCCCTTCTCTGCGAAGCTCGCGGCGCCTGGAGGCCCCCAGGATGGAGGCAACAATCGCGCAGGCCCGTCCCCGCCGCGCGGAGCCGCTGTGTGCGGAGGCGGCGCGGGCGGAGAGGAAGGAGCGCGGCTGCGCCCCCTGCCCGCGCCGCTCGGCGGTCCCGGCGCCTTCGAGGGCCGCGCGTCCCTGGGTCCCCGCAGCGAGGCCTCcgggcccctcctccagccctccgCCCGGCGGAAAGCCGGAGTTCTCGGCGACGGGGAGCGGGCAGAGGCCGCCGGGGTCTCCGCCTCCTGCCCGCCCGAGGGCCCGGGGACGCTCGCGTGCTCAGCGCGCCTGGGGGGGAATGGGACGCGGGCAGATCACTGCTCCCAGGAGAAGAGGGAGCCCCCGATTCGAGCTTTTGAATGCACGA AGTTTGGGGGGGCAGCTGAAAAGGTCGAgagaaggggggaagggaaggaggaggctcCCGGTACGATTTCGGAGCTGACCGTGACCCCTCCTGCGACCGCGCTGGCCCCGGGCGGGCGTGCAGGGGCAAGGGGACGGCCGCCGCGCGTTCCGGTCCCGGGCCCTGCCGAGCGTGGCGTGGAGACTGCCGCCGGGCGGGAGCCACCGGTATCCCCGCGGCCCCTCCAAATCGGGCTTTGTTCCCGAGAGGACTCGTCCTTTCTCTCCCGgacccttccctccaccctgcgGCCCAGCTCTTCACCCCACTTCTTCCCCGGAGGACGGGTCCCCACGCATTGGCGTCCACTCGGATGGACACCGGGCACCGGAGAGGCCAGGGCCCCCCGGCGCGCAGGCTGCGTTGGCGAAGCAGAGAGCAGGTGGGCGGCGGCAGGCCTGGCCCGCGGCGCTCCAGTGCCCGGTGGAGGGCACAGCGCAAAGTCGCCGGCGGCCACCCCGGGCCCTGCCCACAGCCCGATGTACCTCTGGCCTGTCCGGTGGGGTCGGGTCGCTGCGGCCGCGGCGGAGCCCGGCACCGGTCCCGGATCACAGCTTCCAGCGCTCGGCCCGCGACGCGCCTCCGGTTACCCTGGGGCTGGCGTCTCTCGTCCCATCGGAGCGCGCGGGGACAGCGCCCTGACGGCTGTGCCGGGCGACCGATCGTCAGATATCATTGACAACACCTTCCTTTCATCGTGTTTTATACCTGCCCTCTGCACGTGCGGGGGACAAGagtga
- the POGLUT2 gene encoding protein O-glucosyltransferase 2 has product MFSTLLLYCFFLGTVPALAETGGERRLSPEKSEIWGPGLKAAVVLPARYFYIQAVDTSGNKFTSSPGEKVFQIKISAPDEQFTRVGVQILDRKDGSFIVRYRMYASYTNLKIEVKFQGQHVAKSPYILKGPVYHENCDCPLEDSAAWLWEMNCPETITQIQRDLAHFPTIDPEKIATEIPKRFGQRQSLCHYTLKDNKVYIKTHGEHVGFRIFMDAILLSLTRKVKMPDVEFFVNLGDWPLEKKKSDSNIHPIFSWCGSTDSKDIVMPTYDLTDSVLETMGRVSLDMMSVQANTGPPWESKNSTAVWRGRDSRKERLELVKLSRKHPELIDAAFTNFFFFKHDESLYGPIVKHISFFDFFKHKYQINVDGTVAAYRLPYLLVGDSVVLKQDSIYYEHFYNELQPWKHYIPVKSNLSDLLEKLKWAKDHDEEAKKIAKTGQEFARNNLMGDDIFCYYFKLFQEYASLQVSEPRIREGMKRVEPQTEDDLFPCTCHTKKTKDEL; this is encoded by the exons ATGTTTAGCACTTTGCTGCTTTACTGCTTCTTTCTGGGGACAGTTCCAGCACTGGCCGAGACCGGCGGAGAGAGGCGACTGAGCCCAGAGAAGAGCGAAATATGGGGACCCGGGCTCAAAGCAGCTGTGGTCCTTCCCGCGCGCTATTTCTACATCCAGGCGGTGGACACATCAGGAAATAA ATTCACATCTTCTCCGGGTGAAAAGGTGTTCCAGATTAAAATCTCAGCCCCAGATGAGCAATTCACTAGAGTGGGCGTCCAGATTTTAGACCGAAAGGATGGGTCCTTCATAGTAAGATACAGAATGTATGCGAGCTACACAAATCTGAAGATAGAAGTCAAATTCCAAGGTCAACATGTGGCCAAGtctccatatattttaaaag GGCCAGTTTACCATGAGAATTGTGACTGTCCTTTGGAAGACAGTGCAGCCTGGCTATGGGAGATGAACTGCCCAGAAACCATTACTCAAATTCAGAGAGATCTGGCACATTTCCCTACCATTGACCCAGAAAAGATTGCAACAGAAATCCCAAAAAGATTTGGACAAAGACAGAGCTTGTGTCATTATACCTTGAAGGATAACAAG GTTTATATCAAGACTCATGGTGAACATGTAGGTTTTAGAATTTTCATGGATGCCATACTACTTTCTTTGACTAGAAAA GTGAAGATGCCCGATGTGGAGTTTTTTGTTAATTTGGGAGACTGgcctttggaaaaaaagaaatccgaTTCAAACATCCATCCGATCTTTTCCTGGTGTGGCTCCACAGATTCCAAGGATATAGTGATGCCTACCTACGACTTGACTGACTCTGTCCTCGAAACCATGGGCCG AGTCAGTCTGGATATGATGTCTGTGCAAGCCAACACGGGTCCTCCCTGGGAAAGCAAAAACTCCACAGCTGTCTGGAGAGGGCGAGACAGCCGAAAAGAGAGACTTGAGTTGGTTAAACTCAGCAGAAAACACCCGGAACTCATAGACGCTGCTTTCaccaactttttcttctttaaacacgATGAAAGCCTGTATGGTCCCATTGTgaaacacatttcattttttgatttcttcaag CATAAGTATCAGATAAACGTCGATGGCACTGTTGCAGCCTATCGCCTACCGTATCTGCTAGTAGGTGACAGTGTGGTGCTGAAGCAGGACTCCATCTACTATGAACACTTTTATAATGAACTGCAGCCCTGGAAACACTACATTCCAGTTAAAAGCAACCTGAGCGATCTCCTAGAAAAacttaaatgggcaaaagatcacGATGAAGAG GCAAAGAAGATAGCAAAAACAGGACAAGAATTTGCAAGAAATAATCTCATGGGTGATGACAtattctgttattatttta